A section of the Bacillus sp. HSf4 genome encodes:
- the corA gene encoding magnesium/cobalt transporter CorA, giving the protein MLKTMAVTKDGKLLSDVPAERLKDQDIEWYWTDFDRPTDEEATLLQNHFHFHPLSIEDCFHYLQRPKLDQYEQYVFYVIHALNQKTLASEEVDLFAGKDFIVTFHLHQSDGIEKVRKRFLENKDMWKKGPNHIAYMVMDQLVDEYFPILYQIEDRLNEIAESDSRKTFGTLMNEVFDIRGDLLKLRRTIIPMRDLLYRILNIEHTKENRERKAYYNDIYDHLLKLTEIVENNRDMTADLRDSYQTLNSNRMNAIMMTLTIVSTIFIPLTFIVGVYGMNFDNMPELHWRYGYFFVLGMMAAVVIGMIIWFRHKGWFDIFK; this is encoded by the coding sequence ATGCTCAAAACTATGGCGGTTACAAAAGACGGAAAGCTTTTATCGGATGTCCCGGCAGAACGGCTGAAAGATCAGGATATCGAATGGTATTGGACCGATTTTGACCGGCCGACAGACGAAGAAGCAACTCTACTGCAAAATCATTTTCACTTTCACCCTTTGTCAATCGAGGACTGCTTCCATTATTTGCAGCGTCCTAAGCTTGATCAATATGAACAATACGTGTTTTACGTCATACATGCCTTAAACCAAAAGACATTGGCGTCTGAAGAAGTGGATTTATTCGCCGGAAAAGACTTTATCGTCACATTTCATCTCCATCAATCGGACGGCATTGAAAAAGTGCGAAAACGGTTTTTAGAAAACAAGGACATGTGGAAGAAAGGGCCGAACCATATCGCTTATATGGTCATGGACCAGCTTGTTGATGAATACTTTCCGATCCTTTATCAAATTGAAGACAGGCTCAATGAAATCGCTGAAAGCGACAGCAGGAAAACGTTTGGCACACTGATGAATGAAGTGTTTGATATCAGGGGGGATCTGTTGAAGCTCAGAAGAACGATCATCCCGATGCGCGATTTGCTCTACCGAATTTTAAACATCGAACATACAAAGGAAAACCGCGAAAGAAAAGCTTATTACAACGATATTTATGACCACCTGCTGAAGCTGACTGAAATTGTGGAAAACAACCGGGACATGACCGCTGATTTAAGGGACAGCTACCAGACGCTGAACTCCAATCGAATGAACGCCATCATGATGACGCTGACGATCGTCTCCACGATTTTCATCCCGCTGACCTTCATTGTCGGCGTATACGGCATGAATTTTGACAACATGCCTGAACTTCATTGGCGCTACGGCTATTTTTTCGTCCTCGGAATGATGGCTGCCGTTGTCATCGGAATGATCATCTGGTTCCGTCATAAAGGATGGTTTGACATTTTCAAGTAA
- a CDS encoding YfkD famly protein: protein MKKLLYFALTAFLSFSFFAVQEADAAKPIKIPSSVTNISKENTYPNASQDQPRLQPSELAEELLKTTDIAIENPHLIKMLNESSISGTPLAIGYRATIYLGKWALGYTSNETVANWEYRKINTNRFDNRGGKAPAEITYAQEQTSKIKGGLTAKVPKAEDVKNMMMLKAMEKTKLPLAFETVVGAGTKRDQVYKVPPKKLGLLNAYAPAVNEKGKVTYGEVYLVLKGNKRKLVVKNITSQGIGAWIPVQDHLTFGFQLSHQPR, encoded by the coding sequence ATGAAAAAGCTTTTGTATTTTGCGCTGACTGCGTTTTTATCCTTTAGTTTTTTCGCTGTACAGGAAGCTGATGCAGCCAAGCCGATCAAAATTCCAAGCTCTGTCACAAACATTTCCAAAGAGAACACATACCCGAACGCTTCACAGGACCAGCCGCGGCTGCAGCCGAGCGAGCTAGCCGAAGAGCTGCTGAAAACAACCGATATCGCGATTGAGAACCCTCATCTGATTAAGATGCTGAATGAGTCAAGCATATCCGGTACACCGCTGGCGATCGGGTACAGAGCGACGATCTATTTGGGAAAATGGGCGCTGGGATATACATCGAATGAAACCGTTGCGAATTGGGAATACCGCAAAATTAACACAAACCGCTTTGACAACAGAGGCGGAAAAGCGCCGGCCGAAATCACTTATGCACAAGAACAGACAAGCAAAATCAAAGGCGGCTTAACGGCAAAAGTGCCGAAAGCAGAAGATGTCAAAAACATGATGATGCTCAAAGCCATGGAAAAAACGAAGCTGCCGCTCGCTTTTGAAACGGTGGTCGGAGCCGGTACAAAGCGCGATCAGGTCTACAAGGTGCCGCCGAAAAAACTCGGCCTTCTAAACGCGTATGCACCGGCAGTGAATGAAAAAGGAAAGGTCACATATGGCGAGGTCTATCTCGTTTTAAAAGGCAATAAAAGAAAGCTTGTCGTCAAAAACATCACATCTCAAGGGATCGGAGCGTGGATTCCTGTACAGGATCACCTGACATTCGGTTTTCAGCTGAGCCACCAGCCGAGATAA
- a CDS encoding glycerol dehydrogenase — protein sequence MSNTVKSVTSPKKFIAGKRLLEHLNDYIKDFGDKAYIICDEFILERAQKEAGDSIQKAGNQAVFEKFNYECTQEEIDRNRGLALEAGANIIVGIGGGKTLDTAKATAYYEKLPVVIFPTIASTDAPCTALAVIYKHDGSFDRYLFLPTNPDVVLADSEILSGAPARFFAAGIGDALATYFEARACYRANGDNLVLMKPSTTGLGLARLCYDTLLENGVKAMQAVQRNVSTRAVEDTIEATIYLSGVGAESGGLAAAHAIHNGMTAVPALHNAQHGEKVTFGLLAQLVLENAPAEELETVINFIKGVGLPLTLKDLGVDEFVEEEWRQVAQSACAEGDTMGNMPFPVTPDDVYSAIIAANAIAESYHD from the coding sequence ATGTCAAATACAGTAAAGTCAGTCACATCACCCAAAAAATTTATAGCAGGAAAACGATTGCTAGAACATTTAAACGACTACATTAAAGATTTTGGCGACAAGGCTTACATCATTTGCGACGAATTTATTTTAGAGCGGGCTCAGAAAGAAGCCGGAGATTCGATTCAAAAAGCCGGTAATCAAGCCGTTTTTGAAAAGTTCAATTATGAATGCACACAGGAAGAAATCGACCGTAACCGCGGGCTGGCGCTCGAGGCAGGCGCCAATATCATCGTTGGCATCGGCGGCGGAAAAACGCTTGATACCGCGAAAGCGACCGCTTATTATGAAAAGCTGCCTGTTGTGATTTTCCCGACGATCGCTTCCACAGATGCTCCATGTACGGCGCTTGCCGTGATTTATAAACACGACGGGTCGTTTGACCGCTATCTGTTTTTGCCGACGAACCCGGATGTCGTTCTGGCGGATTCAGAAATTCTATCAGGTGCGCCGGCGCGCTTTTTCGCAGCCGGTATCGGCGACGCGTTGGCGACGTATTTTGAAGCGCGGGCATGCTATCGTGCAAACGGTGATAACCTCGTGCTGATGAAGCCTTCAACAACAGGCTTGGGCCTTGCGCGCCTCTGCTATGACACGCTCCTGGAAAACGGCGTGAAAGCGATGCAGGCCGTTCAGCGCAATGTCTCAACCCGAGCCGTTGAAGACACGATCGAAGCGACGATTTATTTAAGCGGAGTCGGCGCCGAATCGGGCGGGCTCGCCGCAGCCCATGCGATCCACAACGGCATGACGGCAGTTCCCGCTCTTCATAACGCCCAGCACGGGGAAAAAGTGACGTTCGGCCTTCTGGCACAGCTCGTCCTTGAAAACGCCCCGGCCGAAGAGCTTGAAACCGTCATCAACTTCATCAAAGGCGTCGGCCTCCCGTTAACACTGAAAGATTTGGGTGTCGACGAATTTGTCGAGGAAGAATGGCGTCAAGTCGCTCAAAGCGCCTGTGCGGAAGGAGACACAATGGGCAACATGCCATTCCCTGTCACACCTGACGACGTATACAGCGCCATTATTGCCGCCAATGCGATTGCAGAATCTTATCATGATTGA
- the pdaA gene encoding delta-lactam-biosynthetic de-N-acetylase, translating to MKRICAACCGFLLMLTFAADAEAISNKAIHWGFSKSKNHQPADAGKELNSLLKQYDAFYLGNTKEKTIYLTFDNGYENGYTPKVLDVLKKQNVKAAFFVTGHFVKDKPELIKRMAEEGHIIGNHSYHHPDLTTKTSRVIQEELESVTEEVEKITGKKDNLYLRPPRGVFSERVLKETKKLGYQTVFWSVAFVDWKIDAQRGWKYAYDNMMKQAHPGAIYLLHTVSKDNAEALDQAITDLKKEGYTFKSLDDLMFEKYMMLKTL from the coding sequence ATGAAACGAATCTGTGCAGCATGCTGCGGATTCCTGCTGATGCTGACCTTTGCGGCCGATGCCGAGGCGATATCCAACAAGGCGATTCATTGGGGTTTTTCCAAAAGCAAAAACCATCAGCCGGCAGATGCGGGAAAAGAGCTGAACAGCCTGTTAAAGCAGTATGATGCTTTTTATTTGGGCAACACAAAAGAAAAAACGATCTACTTAACCTTTGACAACGGCTATGAAAACGGCTACACGCCCAAGGTGCTTGATGTCTTGAAAAAACAAAACGTCAAAGCGGCCTTTTTTGTAACGGGGCATTTTGTCAAAGACAAACCGGAGCTGATTAAACGCATGGCTGAAGAGGGCCATATTATCGGCAACCATTCATATCACCACCCTGATTTAACGACAAAAACAAGCCGCGTCATTCAGGAAGAATTGGAATCCGTCACAGAAGAAGTGGAGAAGATCACCGGCAAAAAGGACAATCTCTACCTGCGGCCGCCGCGCGGTGTCTTCAGCGAGCGTGTGCTTAAAGAAACAAAAAAACTCGGCTATCAAACCGTTTTTTGGTCAGTTGCTTTTGTCGATTGGAAAATCGACGCGCAAAGAGGGTGGAAATACGCTTACGACAATATGATGAAGCAGGCTCATCCCGGTGCCATCTATCTGCTTCATACGGTATCAAAAGACAATGCGGAAGCGCTTGATCAAGCCATCACAGACTTAAAAAAAGAAGGGTACACATTTAAAAGCCTTGATGATTTGATGTTTGAAAAATATATGATGCTAAAGACCCTTTAA
- a CDS encoding SE1561 family protein, which translates to MGNAVHDKEQQVNYLKNRLDMFMSVIDSLDPESTDIEDIDRLISMLDDLEAKYERFKKDWK; encoded by the coding sequence ATGGGTAACGCAGTACATGACAAAGAACAGCAAGTCAATTATTTGAAAAACAGATTGGATATGTTTATGTCTGTCATCGATTCGTTAGACCCTGAATCGACGGACATTGAAGATATTGACAGACTGATCAGTATGCTTGACGATTTGGAAGCCAAATATGAACGCTTTAAAAAAGACTGGAAATAA
- a CDS encoding OsmC family protein produces MNIKWNQNGFHADLAFGGLDISSNEEAGFRPYQLMLASIAACSGTVLQNILEKKRIQLEEMTIQTKEERVPEEAGRIKSIHLHFIVKGKNLKAEHMKKALRIALKNCSMARSVENCIDIKETFEIE; encoded by the coding sequence ATGAACATCAAATGGAATCAAAACGGTTTTCACGCGGACTTGGCATTTGGCGGCCTCGATATATCAAGCAATGAAGAAGCAGGCTTCAGACCCTATCAGCTTATGCTGGCTTCCATCGCCGCATGCAGCGGAACCGTTCTTCAGAACATTTTGGAAAAGAAACGGATACAGCTTGAGGAGATGACCATCCAGACAAAGGAAGAGCGGGTTCCCGAAGAAGCGGGCCGCATCAAAAGCATTCATCTTCACTTTATTGTAAAAGGGAAAAATCTGAAGGCTGAGCACATGAAAAAAGCGCTCAGGATCGCCTTGAAAAACTGTTCGATGGCCAGGTCTGTTGAAAACTGTATCGACATCAAGGAAACGTTTGAGATTGAGTGA
- a CDS encoding MFS transporter, producing the protein MRRFHFFILVLIVSISGFSQGMLLPVISVIFEQEGHSAAMNGLHATGLYIGVLLASPFMEAPLRKLGFKPLIMIGGLTVVASLFSFVFFQSYIVWFFLRLLIGIGDHMLHFSTQTWVTTLSSGQNRGRNISLYGLSFGLGFAAGPFLTPLVEISPSLPFIISASFSLLAWMFVFCLSNEFPEKSASDTRSDNSLKRFLQAFLLGWVAFLPTFGYGFLETALNGNFPVYALRSGITVEGVSLILPAFAIGSIIFQYPLGILSDTYGRRNVLLVILAVGASCFFASGFSDSVLFLSICFFVAGMAVGSTFSLGISFMADLLPKHLLPAGNLMCGMTFSFGSIFGPVAGGWYMQTFENGNLFFLITIVMICIWTGVLLGKPKTAKNFAGQSEADAHRM; encoded by the coding sequence ATGAGACGATTTCATTTTTTTATACTCGTATTGATAGTCAGTATATCAGGTTTTTCCCAGGGGATGCTTTTGCCGGTTATCTCTGTCATTTTCGAGCAGGAGGGCCATTCGGCGGCAATGAACGGCCTGCATGCGACAGGGCTTTATATCGGCGTTTTGCTCGCTTCCCCGTTCATGGAGGCGCCGCTTCGGAAGCTCGGCTTTAAACCGCTGATCATGATCGGCGGTTTAACGGTTGTCGCCAGTCTCTTCAGCTTTGTTTTTTTTCAGTCTTATATCGTGTGGTTTTTTTTAAGGCTCTTGATCGGCATCGGCGATCATATGCTTCACTTTTCAACACAGACATGGGTGACCACATTATCTTCCGGGCAAAACCGCGGACGGAACATTTCGCTGTACGGGCTTTCGTTTGGATTGGGGTTTGCCGCCGGACCTTTTTTAACGCCGCTTGTTGAGATTTCGCCGTCACTTCCGTTTATCATCTCCGCCTCTTTCAGCCTTTTGGCTTGGATGTTTGTTTTTTGCCTCAGCAATGAATTCCCTGAAAAAAGCGCTTCTGACACGCGTTCCGATAATAGTCTGAAGCGTTTTCTCCAAGCATTTTTGCTGGGCTGGGTCGCCTTTTTGCCGACGTTCGGCTACGGTTTTTTGGAAACGGCGCTGAACGGGAATTTTCCGGTCTATGCGCTCAGATCGGGGATTACGGTTGAAGGCGTCTCACTGATTTTGCCAGCTTTTGCGATCGGCAGCATCATCTTTCAGTATCCGCTTGGGATTTTGAGTGATACATACGGCAGAAGAAACGTTCTTCTCGTCATTTTGGCTGTCGGGGCAAGCTGTTTTTTCGCGTCCGGTTTTTCTGATTCCGTGCTCTTTTTGTCCATCTGTTTTTTTGTGGCGGGAATGGCTGTGGGGTCGACATTTTCTCTCGGCATCAGCTTCATGGCCGATTTGCTGCCTAAGCACCTTCTTCCCGCCGGTAACTTGATGTGCGGGATGACCTTCAGCTTCGGCAGCATTTTCGGTCCTGTCGCGGGCGGCTGGTATATGCAGACCTTTGAAAACGGAAACCTGTTTTTTTTGATCACCATTGTCATGATCTGTATATGGACCGGAGTGCTGTTAGGCAAACCGAAAACCGCGAAAAACTTCGCCGGCCAGTCGGAAGCGGACGCTCACAGGATGTGA
- the yfkAB gene encoding radical SAM/CxCxxxxC motif protein YfkAB: MTEKTQVRPITPEYDPWEAYMDVDQYGDIQLTNVEFTTTTLCNMRCEHCAVGYTLRPKDPNALPLSLLLKRLDEIPRLRSLSITGGEPMLSLKSVKEYVVPLLKYAHERGVRTQINSNLTLDIGRYELIIPYLDVLHISHNWGTVEDFAEIGFAMMDKKPTFAQRARYFEKMIENSRILVDEGVMVSAETMLNKRTLPHIEHIHRQIVDEMKCQRHEVHPMYPSDFASALESLSLKEMRKAIHHLLDIRDEQTWMLFGTLPFYACSPDPEDQLLLKRLRDAKNVTVRNDPDGRSRLNVNIFDGDIIVTDFGDTPPLGNIQTDSLQSAYAKWRNTELAQELNCHCPNVKCLGPNVLVKNSYYQDVDFSSRKARV, from the coding sequence ATGACAGAAAAAACGCAGGTTCGTCCGATTACCCCGGAATATGATCCGTGGGAAGCATATATGGACGTTGACCAATATGGAGATATACAGCTGACAAATGTTGAATTTACAACGACGACTCTTTGCAATATGCGCTGTGAGCACTGTGCCGTCGGATATACGCTCAGGCCGAAGGATCCGAATGCACTGCCGCTCAGCCTTCTTCTCAAGCGGCTCGATGAGATTCCGCGGCTCCGTTCATTAAGCATTACCGGCGGCGAGCCGATGCTTTCATTAAAATCGGTCAAGGAATATGTTGTTCCTTTATTAAAATATGCGCACGAGCGCGGCGTACGGACGCAGATCAATTCAAACCTGACGCTCGATATCGGCCGCTATGAGCTGATCATCCCTTACTTGGATGTGCTTCACATCTCACACAACTGGGGAACCGTCGAAGACTTTGCCGAAATCGGCTTTGCGATGATGGATAAAAAGCCGACGTTTGCCCAGCGAGCCCGCTATTTTGAGAAAATGATCGAAAACAGCCGGATTCTTGTTGACGAAGGGGTGATGGTCTCCGCTGAGACGATGCTCAATAAGCGAACACTGCCTCATATTGAACATATCCACCGTCAAATCGTCGACGAAATGAAATGTCAGCGGCATGAGGTGCATCCGATGTACCCGAGCGATTTTGCAAGTGCCCTTGAATCCTTGAGCTTGAAGGAGATGAGAAAAGCGATCCATCACCTTCTCGACATCCGCGATGAGCAGACGTGGATGCTGTTCGGCACTTTGCCATTTTACGCCTGCAGTCCTGATCCGGAAGATCAGCTTCTTTTAAAAAGGCTGCGCGATGCGAAAAACGTCACGGTCAGAAACGACCCTGACGGCAGATCACGCCTGAATGTCAATATTTTTGACGGCGATATCATCGTGACCGATTTCGGCGACACTCCGCCGCTCGGCAACATTCAAACAGACAGTCTGCAAAGCGCCTATGCGAAGTGGAGAAATACAGAGCTGGCCCAAGAGCTGAACTGCCATTGTCCGAATGTCAAATGCCTCGGCCCTAATGTGCTCGTCAAAAACAGCTATTATCAAGATGTTGATTTTTCTTCCCGGAAAGCGAGAGTATAA
- the cax gene encoding calcium/proton exchanger produces the protein MGRIFFLMMAAGVPLSIAGSLLHWPSTLLFIIYCLTIIALASYMGRATESLAIIAGPRIGGLLNATFGNAVELIISIFALREGLVGIVLASLTGSVLGNLLLVAGLSFFIGGLKYKRQEFNVYDARHNSGLLMFAIIVAFVIPEVFAADMTEPRKLSMSVGISVIMILLYVAALYFKLVSHRGVYQTNATEAQEEHEDPEWNGKRATLILLLATIAVAYISENLVHTFHTVAEQFGWTELFIGVIIVAIVGNAAEHASAVIMAYKNKMDVAVEIAIGSTLQIAMFVAPVLVIASLFFETSMPLVFTLPELVAMASAVLLMVVISNDGDTNWFEGATLLAAYIIMGIGFFLL, from the coding sequence ATGGGCCGTATCTTCTTTTTGATGATGGCTGCCGGTGTTCCCCTTTCCATTGCGGGGAGCCTGTTGCATTGGCCGTCAACTTTGCTGTTTATCATTTATTGTCTGACCATCATCGCGCTGGCAAGCTATATGGGCAGGGCGACCGAGAGCCTTGCGATTATTGCCGGCCCCAGAATCGGCGGACTGCTCAATGCCACATTCGGCAATGCCGTTGAACTGATCATTTCGATTTTTGCTTTAAGGGAAGGGCTGGTCGGCATTGTGCTTGCATCTTTGACAGGTTCTGTTCTGGGCAACCTGCTGCTTGTCGCCGGCCTGTCGTTTTTCATCGGCGGTTTGAAATATAAACGCCAGGAATTTAACGTGTATGATGCCAGACATAATTCGGGACTGTTGATGTTTGCGATCATCGTCGCCTTCGTCATCCCTGAAGTGTTCGCGGCGGACATGACGGAGCCGCGGAAGCTGTCGATGAGCGTCGGTATCAGCGTCATTATGATTCTGCTTTATGTAGCGGCGCTTTATTTCAAGCTTGTCAGCCATCGCGGCGTCTACCAGACGAACGCAACCGAGGCTCAAGAAGAGCACGAAGACCCGGAATGGAATGGAAAGCGCGCGACATTGATTTTGCTTTTGGCCACAATTGCCGTCGCCTACATTTCCGAAAATCTCGTCCACACCTTTCATACGGTGGCTGAACAATTTGGCTGGACCGAGCTGTTTATCGGTGTCATCATCGTTGCGATTGTCGGCAATGCAGCGGAACACGCTTCCGCCGTCATTATGGCTTATAAAAACAAAATGGATGTCGCGGTCGAAATCGCGATCGGGTCAACGCTGCAAATTGCGATGTTTGTCGCACCAGTGCTCGTGATCGCTTCTTTGTTTTTTGAAACGAGCATGCCGCTTGTCTTTACTTTGCCTGAACTCGTCGCGATGGCGTCTGCCGTTCTGTTAATGGTTGTGATTTCCAATGACGGGGATACCAACTGGTTTGAAGGAGCGACATTGCTGGCGGCCTATATCATCATGGGGATCGGGTTTTTTCTTCTTTAA